Part of the Choloepus didactylus isolate mChoDid1 chromosome 10, mChoDid1.pri, whole genome shotgun sequence genome is shown below.
AATTATATTAAACATTTGATTCTGAATGGTAGGATAGCAGGATGATCAGTGACTTGTTCTTATAAAGAGTCAGAAAGTTATTTTAATCTTAATCTCTTTGTCAACCCCAACTCCCATCTTAGTTCCAGTTCCCAAGGGACGTGATGGGTGTCTTAAACGATTTTCTCAGATTTTGTGCATACTAAAACATTAAAGGCTTTGTCTTTGAAATCATTCATTCTCTTGTCCTAGGAAGgttttaaaagcatatttgtttgtttgtttgtcaatCTGTTTAGTTTTGGAAGGGAAACCTTGGTTTTGGAATGTAAGATTCTTCAAAGAATCATGCTGGCATTACTCCAGGGGAACCAGGaggaaagatgtttctttaagtACACTTCCACCTCCACCATGCCCCGCAACCATGGACAGATGTTGATAGATAAGGAGTTTGACATTTCAGGTGGACTCTGGGAATGGTGGATCCATGTGCTCCCTCCAGTGGATTTTCCTGGTGGTGGCAGAACCTTAGTTGAAGGGATGGCTGCAGAGATGCATGTGGAGGTGGACACAGGACTCGATCACCATGAAAGAAGCTTTCTGCGATCAAGACTATGTCAGCAGAGAAGCATCTCCATACCAGTCCCGGGCCCAGGAGGACCAGCAGCCGTGAGCAGGAAAAGGAACGAGGTCAAACACGGTGATGGGAAGTGTCCATAAGGACTGAAAACAGACTCGCTATACTTCCTCCGACTGAGTGAAGGGATGCAAAGACTGATAGCGGACTGCTCATCTAACTTGAAAAGGtagattaaagcaaaaaagaaacacGACAATGTTTACAACTGAATGCAACAGAACAACTTTATGTCTGTTACACAGATTTTCTAGGTTTTCTGCAAGACTATGTATCTAtccattgttttaaaaaagagttattgaaacaaaatgttgaaaaataataaacttgaATTTTGAGTTTTGTGTTCCTTTTAGGGGCTGTGTTACTGCTGGGGACTCAGAGCACTCAGCCTCCATCCATGTTAACCACCCGGCATCAGCCCCCTTCTTAGTGTATTTCTCACAGTTTCCCCCCATTCTGGATGGGGAATgctgggaaattttatttttcttcctttatttcaagttacttcttcttctttcttacaACTCATTCACCTGGAAAACTCCTACTCACCCTTCAAGACCCACACCAGATGTTACTTCTCCAAGAAGCCTTCAGAAGCCTCCCCAGGGGGTTGTTGCTTCCTGTCTACTCCCCCACAGACTTCCATGGAGCCAATTCACAGTGAACCACTTGACTGCAAGTCACTGGAAATTTCGAGTAATAAGATCCGCATAGAGGAAATGTATCCATTCACAAAACCCAAGGaagagttaaaaaacaaaagcgCATGAAGGGCAGGCAAACACCTCAAGTTCTAGAAGATCCAGGTCCTGCAGTGCTTCTGAGACCCTCCCCTCCTGCCTTATCTCTGCTTTTCTCTATTCCTTAGCTTTCTTCTCTCTGACCTCAAACTGGTGTTCAACACAAAATGGCAAATATTGCTCCTCATAGCATCCAGGTTTTAAATCTTTCACCTTCTGCCACCAGGAAGAGAGAATGACTCTTTTTTCTCAGAATCAGTTTGAGAAATCCCAGGGAAGTACTAAGACTGGGCAATCCCTGGACTCATCAGTTATGGCCAGGGGGCAAAACACTGTGATTCGCCAGGCTTAGGTATAGTGGACCAGGCTTCTGGGGGTCAGGAAACAGTGATCAGAAAACATGGCAGCTTCTAATGAGGATACACAGTTGTCAGGACATGTGGAAGTGCTGGGATCAGGGGAGGGAGATAGAGAAAGCTGGGTCCATAATCCCATAGATGTTCATTTTCTCCTGTGTATTTACATCTATTTTCACAACTAGACCATGAAATCCTTGAAGGCAGTGATTATACCGTAGGACAGTAACCACATCTTATTTTTCAGGGACTGAAAATTCATTAGGTCTGGAACATAATAGACCTTaatctatattattttttaaaataacacttgCATTATGTAACACACTTAACATACATACTTTGTGTTAAATAAACATACTCTCCTGTTGTTACTATGCTCTTTGTGATGTTTGAACTTTTGGCAGCCAATCTTTGTAGTTAAAcctagaaactgaaaaataagttaaaatagtTTAGAATTCAGTTCTTTAAGAAAAAAGCAgccaaaaataatatttaaatatatggctAATTTAATAATATGGATTTGTTTCCTAATGGAACCTTGAATTTAATGAACAGGCTCTTAGTTCCAGTTCCCAAGGGATGTGATGGGTCTCTTTAGCAATTTTCTCAGATTTTATGCATACTCTCAAGAATCCTGGGTAGCTAGTTGGGTAGACTGATTTGCCTTTCAAAATGACTTGCCCCTCTGTGTTTCTGATTCTGCATCTCCTTTGTGTTCATTCTTGGCCCGGTGATGTTTCTGAGGGCATAAATTCTcctgtttcttttgtatttgcCTCCTGCGGGAAGGTACACACTCCAAAAGACTACTCATCTGCTTTATGTCATCCTGATCCCTCACCTCACTACTGGTTTCCTCTGTGGTTTGTTTATCTGGACACTggtatttgctttttctcttcccAACTGCTCTAGATTTTCTGGCTCTAGGGAATGTGACTCTTTGATTCATCTCCTGTTTATTTGGGAATATATGTCTCTCAATCTGTAGACATGTGGGACTGTTACAGTGGTTTCTGGACTGGGAAGCACCTTCACCTTTAGAAGGACACTTGGGTGTCTCTCCAGCAGTTGAAGAAAGCCTCGGATATTGGACTGTCATTGAAGATGCCCTCCGAGGGTTTGATTCGTAGTCatgcacatttttttcctgtgagggCCCACAGCACATATTCTGAGTGAAACATTCACTTCTAAGGCTTCCTTTCAAAGAGGGACTACTCGATTCTCTGCTTGTGGATCTCTTTCTTGGTCCAGTGAACCAGGAATTGGATCTGTGAGTGTTGGACTTTGatctttgtttgtttctttggctgggATATGAACTAACTTTTGCAAACTGGGAAGACTGTCTGCACTTCATCTTCCTCTTCCTGAAAGAGTGCAGCTTCCCTCCGCCTCTCTTAGGAGAAAGGGCAACTTCTGAAATGCAACTCCAAGAGGGATCTCTCTTCCTGGATTTGCAGGTGATCAAGGATCTTCCTCTGGGCAATCTTCTTTGAAAGATCTTTGGTAAAGaatctgagtgttttttttttcctacttcttttttctgaaaattgATCTGCTGGTTGGGGCTTAAAACCCTTCCTTCTTTTAGACTGCCCTTCCTAGGTGGCCCCTGATTAAAAATTGCCGGGGTGCTGATGGGGCGTGGAATTGTTTCATTCTTTCCCAGATCCTGGACATGATCAGGAAGCACTTTTATCCCTTCTGTCTTCCTCTCTTGAACATGTTTTTTGCTATTCAGTAAGCCTGGGCCCCTTTCCCTTGGTGCAGCCCACTTAGTGGAAATTGTACCTTTGTGACTGCCTGATTCTGGTTTGTCTTTGATACAAGCATGCATTTTGCTTTCTAGTTTATGATGAACTGGTGAGATGTcagatttcttcaaagaagagtTACCGTTTGGAAACTGTTTCAAGCCGGACAGAGCCTTCTCCTCATTATTCCAGTGACTCTGGGTGTTGTTAGCCTGCCTTGTATCATGGTGAGATACCAGGAGAGCCTGGTCCTCAGGCAAAGGTAAAGCAGGAGCAGGTGGCACAGACTTCTTTTCCCATGGGGAAGAAGCAGGGCATTGATAGATGGCTCGCTGGTCGTAGGTCTCCATGTCGTACGGCGAATGAACAAAACTGATGAACTCATGCAGGAAATGGTGGGTGTGCTGTTGGAGATAAGGTTCCAGGAAGTGAATGAAGGAATCACTGTCCAGATCATGTTCTGTCATGTGGTGGAGAATGGTA
Proteins encoded:
- the LOC119545375 gene encoding LOW QUALITY PROTEIN: E3 ubiquitin-protein ligase Topors-like (The sequence of the model RefSeq protein was modified relative to this genomic sequence to represent the inferred CDS: deleted 1 base in 1 codon), whose translation is MLLDGSSDCECPNCSEDTQSKSDWNPCSIKSGNDSLYSRSRRKSMLSSHMQSFPSQCCSTSAEGDTKEEIFVFPQSEEESYTESSQSNSLRQSPEDIIRKTRPLGELTIQELLRQFGDSRKFHPNSMSVGHFKDLVVMKFRRALYHSGIWVTHVQGYRMEKHFSANYFKRNPGCLRRLVPWLKRELTAVYGDYGYTVKNILATILHHMTEHDLDSDSFIHFLEPYLQQHTHHFLHEFISFVHSPYDMETYDQRAIYQCPASSPWEKKSVPPAPALPLPEDQALLVSHHDTRQANNTQSHWNNEEKALSGLKQFPNGNSSLKKSDISPVHHKLESKMHACIKDKPESGSHKGTISTKWAAPRERGPGLLNSKKHVQERKTEGIKVLPDHVQDLGKNETIPRPISTPAIFNQGPPRKGSLKEGRVLSPNQQINFQKKEVGKKKHSDSLPKIFQRRLPRGRSLITCKSRKRDPSWSCISEVALSPKRGGGKLHSFRKRKMKCRQSSQFAKVSSYPSQRNKQRSKSNTHRSNSWFTGPRKRSTSRESSSPSLKGSLRSECFTQNMCCGPSQEKNVHDYESNPRRASSMTVQYPRLSSTAGETPKCPSKGEGASQSRNHCNSPTCLQIERHIFPNKQEMNQRVTFPRARKSRAVGKRKSKYQCPDKQTTEETSSEVRDQDDIKQMSSLLSVYLPAGGKYKRNRRIYALRNITGPRMNTKEMQNQKHRGASHFERQISLPN